One genomic window of Nocardioides daphniae includes the following:
- a CDS encoding precorrin-2 C(20)-methyltransferase, translated as MSITVVTTGHFAGVGVGPGDPELITRKAARLIASADVVAYHAARGKQSNARRIAAELFPAGVVEEELTYPVTTGTTDHPGGYAGVLAEFYEQSAERLAAHLAAGRDVVLLSEGDPLFYGSYMYMHDRLADRFPTEIVPGVPAFLAATAATASPLVRQTDVLTVLPGTLPEPELARRLADTDGAIIMKLGRTFPAVRRALAAAGRLDHALYVERASMPEERWVPAVEVDESTVPYFSLIVVTGDSLNGRRSRECAEPVAADTWLEAAGVPAEVLVVGLGPGPDGWLTPEVAEALAQVDHVVGYAPYVNRVPQRPGLTRHASGNTVEVDRAAFALDLARRGEKVAVVSGGDAGVFGMASAVFEAAEDPAYSGVSVRVLPGVSAVQAVAARAGAPVGADFAVMSLSDRLKPWEIVEKRLRAVAEADLVLAVYNPASRSRTEQVATARRVLLEHKSPETVVVVGRDVGRAEEALHVTTLGELDPSTIDMKCLLIVGASSTRVSPAGVWTPRFVR; from the coding sequence ATGAGCATCACCGTCGTCACCACAGGCCATTTCGCCGGGGTTGGCGTTGGCCCGGGCGACCCCGAGCTGATCACCCGCAAGGCCGCCCGACTGATCGCTTCGGCGGACGTCGTCGCCTACCACGCAGCACGTGGCAAGCAATCGAACGCACGACGCATCGCCGCTGAGCTGTTTCCTGCCGGGGTGGTGGAGGAGGAGCTCACCTACCCGGTCACCACCGGGACGACCGACCACCCGGGTGGGTACGCCGGCGTGCTGGCGGAGTTCTACGAGCAGTCCGCGGAGCGCCTGGCCGCACACCTCGCGGCCGGGCGTGACGTGGTGCTGCTCTCCGAGGGCGACCCGCTCTTCTACGGCTCGTACATGTACATGCACGACCGCCTGGCCGACCGGTTTCCGACCGAGATCGTGCCTGGTGTCCCGGCGTTCCTGGCCGCCACCGCAGCCACCGCGAGCCCGCTGGTGCGGCAGACCGACGTGCTCACTGTGCTCCCGGGCACGTTGCCCGAGCCCGAGCTCGCGCGGCGCCTGGCCGACACCGACGGCGCGATCATCATGAAGCTCGGCCGCACGTTCCCTGCCGTACGCCGCGCGCTCGCCGCAGCGGGACGCCTCGACCACGCGCTGTACGTCGAGCGGGCGTCGATGCCCGAGGAACGGTGGGTGCCGGCGGTCGAAGTCGACGAGTCGACCGTGCCGTACTTCTCGCTCATCGTGGTCACCGGGGACAGCCTGAACGGGCGGCGCTCACGCGAGTGCGCTGAGCCGGTGGCGGCGGACACGTGGCTCGAGGCGGCAGGCGTCCCGGCGGAGGTGCTGGTCGTGGGCCTGGGCCCGGGGCCGGACGGCTGGCTCACCCCCGAGGTTGCCGAGGCGCTGGCGCAAGTCGACCACGTCGTGGGCTACGCCCCGTACGTCAACCGGGTGCCGCAGCGACCGGGACTCACCCGGCACGCGTCGGGCAACACGGTCGAGGTCGACCGGGCAGCCTTCGCGCTCGACCTGGCGCGGCGCGGCGAGAAGGTCGCCGTCGTCTCCGGCGGCGACGCGGGCGTGTTCGGGATGGCTTCGGCCGTCTTCGAGGCCGCGGAGGACCCGGCGTACTCAGGCGTCTCCGTCCGCGTGCTTCCCGGAGTGAGCGCCGTGCAGGCCGTGGCCGCGCGGGCGGGCGCTCCGGTGGGAGCCGACTTCGCCGTGATGAGCCTCTCGGACCGGCTGAAGCCGTGGGAGATCGTGGAGAAGCGGTTGCGCGCCGTGGCCGAGGCCGACCTCGTACTGGCCGTCTACAACCCGGCCTCGCGCAGCCGAACCGAGCAGGTCGCCACCGCACGCCGGGTGCTGTTGGAGCACAAGAGCCCCGAGACGGTGGTGGTCGTGGGCCGCGACGTCGGACGCGCGGAGGAGGCGCTGCACGTGACCACGCTGGGCGAGCTGGACCCGAGCACCATCGACATGAAGTGCCTGCTGATCGTGGGGGCCTCGTCGACGCGGGTCTCGCCGGCTGGGGTGTGGACGCCGAGGTTCGTGCGATGA
- a CDS encoding precorrin-8X methylmutase encodes MTSSTFQPRRPQRHYPYVDRGPAIYLDSFATIRREADLSGVPASAEKVAVRMIHGSGQVDLVDDLVVHPELVPAARAALESGAPLLCDATMVVKGVTRSRLPADNQVVCTLNEPVVPGLAEAWGTTRTAAAVSLWEPYLEGAVVAIGNAPTALFHLLEMLVDGAPRPAAIVGCPVGFIGAAESKQALEDLHADHGIDIPFVTVRGRRGGSAMTSSALNALAQEQE; translated from the coding sequence GTGACCAGTTCCACCTTCCAGCCCCGACGGCCGCAGCGGCACTACCCGTACGTCGACCGTGGCCCGGCGATCTACCTCGACTCCTTCGCGACCATCCGGCGTGAGGCCGACCTGTCGGGCGTACCGGCGAGCGCCGAGAAGGTTGCCGTACGGATGATCCACGGCAGCGGTCAGGTCGACCTGGTCGACGACCTTGTGGTCCACCCGGAGCTCGTCCCAGCGGCCCGGGCCGCCCTGGAGTCGGGTGCGCCGCTGCTGTGCGACGCGACCATGGTGGTCAAGGGCGTGACGCGCAGCAGGCTGCCGGCTGACAACCAGGTGGTGTGCACGCTCAACGAGCCGGTCGTGCCGGGGCTGGCGGAGGCGTGGGGGACCACACGCACGGCCGCGGCGGTGTCGCTGTGGGAGCCGTACCTCGAAGGAGCGGTCGTCGCCATCGGCAACGCACCCACCGCCCTGTTCCACCTGCTGGAGATGCTGGTCGACGGTGCTCCGCGGCCGGCCGCCATCGTGGGCTGCCCGGTCGGCTTCATCGGTGCAGCCGAGTCCAAGCAGGCGTTGGAGGACCTCCACGCCGACCACGGCATCGACATCCCGTTCGTCACCGTACGGGGCCGGCGCGGCGGATCCGCGATGACCTCGTCGGCGCTCAACGCACTCGCCCAGGAGCAGGAATGA
- a CDS encoding sensor histidine kinase, with amino-acid sequence MSGYVGDLPTPVETALLRIAQSAVANVVQHARAARVDVTLSRLDDEVILDVVDDGVGFDLAALSRSSRTDQQSFGLVAMQDRAVALGGRLVVESGRGQGTSVAASFTVHPGKGLDKGLAQEHRFDHGGTR; translated from the coding sequence GTGAGCGGCTACGTCGGCGACCTCCCCACCCCGGTGGAGACCGCGCTACTGCGAATCGCGCAGAGCGCGGTTGCCAACGTCGTCCAGCATGCCCGCGCCGCGCGGGTCGACGTGACCCTGAGCCGGCTCGACGACGAGGTGATCCTCGACGTGGTCGACGACGGAGTCGGGTTCGACTTGGCCGCCCTGAGCCGTTCCTCCCGCACCGACCAGCAGTCGTTCGGCCTCGTCGCCATGCAGGACCGAGCCGTCGCCCTTGGGGGCCGGCTCGTGGTCGAGTCAGGGAGGGGACAAGGAACCAGCGTCGCGGCTAGCTTCACGGTCCACCCCGGCAAGGGCCTGGATAAGGGCCTCGCGCAGGAGCATCGCTTCGATCACGGGGGGACCCGGTGA
- a CDS encoding histidine kinase yields MLLTLSADATYLVFALFFIYMHLLGTTRGVAAVILAAVVAVIAFGIHRGFDAAGVVGPALGAGVAVVIGLGYDALTRDVTRRQALIDELTHTRDQLAAVEREAGVVAERERLAREIHDTVSQSLSSIVMLLHVAQREGTDTDKGRERVEQARVAAGGLWPRRVTSSTPSHRPR; encoded by the coding sequence GTGCTGCTCACCCTGAGTGCCGACGCCACCTACCTGGTCTTCGCGCTGTTCTTCATCTACATGCACCTGCTAGGCACCACCCGCGGAGTGGCGGCTGTCATCCTTGCCGCGGTTGTCGCGGTCATTGCGTTCGGGATCCACCGCGGCTTCGACGCCGCGGGTGTCGTCGGCCCGGCCCTCGGTGCCGGTGTGGCTGTCGTCATCGGACTTGGCTACGATGCCTTAACTCGGGACGTCACCCGCCGCCAGGCTCTGATCGACGAGCTCACGCACACGCGCGATCAGCTCGCCGCGGTCGAACGCGAAGCCGGCGTCGTGGCAGAGCGGGAGCGGCTCGCGCGAGAGATCCACGACACCGTGTCCCAGTCGTTATCGAGCATCGTCATGTTGCTCCATGTGGCACAACGCGAGGGAACCGACACAGACAAGGGCCGCGAACGGGTCGAACAGGCCCGCGTGGCCGCCGGGGGGCTCTGGCCGAGACGCGTAACTTCATCCACGCCCTCGCACCGCCCTCGTTAA
- a CDS encoding FtsX-like permease family protein encodes MFVAWRDLKVAKGRFALIATVVTLITVLVTFLAGLTGGLANQNIAALTSLDVDRIVFATHEGEQPSFADSVVTEAQADAWASQAGVAAVEPLGISTARLSAGDRQEAVTLFGGGPGTGTVDAPQPGQLLLNTTTADALGVAQGQQVEIADRTFVVRTTTDDDLWYSHMPVVYADLDDWRALVTQPGNRTPFATVLGVSGTDVDYAAADIAADTTSMGVLSSLTALKSFKSEIGSLLLMVGMLFGISALVVGAFFTVWSIQRQPDVAVLKALGATNRMLTLDALGQAAVVLLLGVSAGIATTSLLGLAARNVLPFVLNPLTTVVPGFIMTALGLAGAALATRSITTTDPLTALGSNR; translated from the coding sequence ATGTTCGTCGCCTGGCGCGACCTGAAGGTAGCGAAGGGACGGTTCGCGCTCATCGCAACCGTCGTCACACTCATCACTGTCCTGGTGACCTTCCTCGCCGGCCTGACCGGAGGGCTGGCCAACCAGAACATCGCCGCACTCACCTCCCTCGACGTTGACCGCATCGTGTTCGCGACGCACGAGGGCGAGCAACCGAGCTTCGCCGACTCGGTCGTGACCGAGGCGCAGGCTGATGCCTGGGCCAGCCAGGCCGGTGTCGCGGCGGTCGAGCCGCTTGGGATCAGCACCGCCAGGCTGTCAGCCGGTGACCGGCAGGAGGCGGTGACGCTGTTCGGCGGCGGCCCCGGCACCGGGACCGTCGACGCACCGCAGCCCGGTCAACTGCTGCTGAACACCACCACAGCCGACGCGCTGGGCGTGGCGCAGGGGCAGCAGGTCGAGATCGCCGACCGCACATTCGTCGTGAGAACGACCACCGACGACGATCTCTGGTACTCGCATATGCCGGTCGTGTACGCCGACCTCGACGACTGGCGTGCGCTTGTCACCCAGCCGGGGAACCGAACGCCGTTCGCAACCGTCCTCGGCGTCTCGGGCACCGATGTCGACTACGCGGCCGCCGACATTGCCGCCGACACCACCTCCATGGGCGTGTTGTCTTCCTTGACAGCTCTCAAGTCGTTCAAGTCCGAAATCGGTTCACTGCTCCTCATGGTCGGCATGCTCTTCGGCATCTCGGCCCTTGTTGTCGGCGCCTTCTTCACCGTGTGGAGCATCCAGCGTCAACCTGACGTCGCGGTACTTAAGGCGCTCGGGGCGACGAACCGCATGCTCACCCTCGACGCCCTCGGCCAGGCCGCCGTCGTGCTCCTGCTCGGAGTCAGCGCCGGCATCGCGACGACGTCGCTACTGGGTCTCGCCGCCAGGAACGTGCTGCCGTTCGTGCTCAACCCACTCACCACCGTGGTGCCCGGATTCATCATGACCGCACTCGGGCTAGCGGGCGCCGCGCTTGCGACCCGCTCCATCACCACCACCGACCCCCTCACTGCACTAGGGAGCAACAGATGA
- a CDS encoding ABC transporter ATP-binding protein, which translates to MIDLDNITLTYPDGTSRITAVDDVSLRVAAGTVVGLTGPSGSGKSSLLAVASTLIRPDRGTVTIDGIDATNLDLSERAELRRTKVGLVFQQSNLLGSLTAYEQLLVMNELTAQHARRAARAATRERARHLLDTVGLAADAEKRPAQLSGGERQRVNIARALMHEPAVLIVDEPTSALDQERGGQIVDLLLRLTAQHSTATLLVTHDRRILPRLTKTHVMVDGHLTAEGSMADQMRG; encoded by the coding sequence ATGATCGACCTCGACAACATCACCCTGACCTATCCCGACGGCACCTCCCGCATCACTGCGGTCGACGACGTCAGCCTACGCGTGGCCGCCGGCACCGTTGTTGGTCTCACGGGCCCGTCCGGGTCCGGCAAGTCCAGCCTCCTCGCGGTCGCCTCCACCCTCATCCGCCCCGACCGCGGCACCGTCACCATCGACGGCATCGACGCAACGAACCTGGATCTGTCCGAACGAGCCGAGCTGCGGCGCACCAAGGTCGGCTTGGTGTTCCAGCAGTCCAACCTGCTCGGTTCTCTGACCGCCTACGAACAGCTGCTCGTCATGAACGAGCTCACCGCCCAGCACGCCCGTCGAGCCGCGCGAGCCGCCACCCGCGAGCGAGCCCGTCACCTCCTCGACACCGTCGGGCTCGCTGCGGATGCCGAGAAGCGACCCGCGCAGCTCTCCGGTGGCGAGCGCCAGCGTGTCAATATCGCTCGCGCGCTCATGCACGAGCCCGCCGTCCTGATCGTCGACGAGCCCACCAGCGCGCTAGACCAGGAACGCGGTGGCCAGATCGTCGACCTCCTGCTCCGACTCACTGCCCAGCACTCAACCGCCACCTTGCTCGTCACCCACGACCGGCGAATCCTGCCGCGCCTCACCAAGACCCACGTCATGGTCGATGGCCACCTCACCGCGGAAGGGTCGATGGCGGACCAGATGCGAGGTTAG
- a CDS encoding DUF4192 family protein — translation MESWRATGGRTAKNYRHRLCQTPSGILFLPHGAPGWAGLRLAPAPSDLGARPTECASARRGPLQLLVDISQWPAKTRSLHRAEGDLPVREFQRDGNPLTDPDTARLLTALENLAVRDELWHDMSRNNAPSHVALWRDLTRRAPEDAKAAPATMLAFASWLNGHGALAWCALDLVPHHQHYSAAELVTTLVLNGVHPRAWEAVKAAVTADRAQHVGPPAAPCAARPAQQPPNDLRTTMHNGHRHHHRMRSRIELLLTRVLSPLPIRRAQRPQIYVVPNIHVAMDRKN, via the coding sequence ATGGAGTCCTGGCGAGCAACCGGGGGGCGCACGGCGAAGAACTATCGCCACCGGCTCTGCCAAACGCCCAGCGGGATTCTCTTCCTCCCCCATGGGGCTCCTGGCTGGGCAGGACTCCGCCTTGCACCAGCTCCTTCGGATCTGGGTGCGCGGCCTACCGAGTGCGCTTCGGCGAGGCGGGGTCCGCTCCAGCTCCTCGTCGACATCAGTCAGTGGCCCGCGAAGACGCGCTCACTCCACCGAGCAGAAGGAGACCTACCGGTACGCGAGTTCCAGCGTGACGGGAACCCCCTCACCGATCCTGACACCGCACGACTTCTCACCGCGCTTGAGAATCTGGCGGTCCGCGACGAGCTCTGGCACGACATGAGCAGAAACAACGCGCCCTCCCACGTCGCGCTGTGGCGCGACCTCACCCGCCGCGCGCCCGAAGACGCGAAAGCAGCACCCGCCACCATGCTGGCCTTCGCGAGCTGGCTAAACGGCCACGGAGCGCTCGCGTGGTGTGCCCTCGACCTGGTCCCCCACCACCAGCACTACAGCGCCGCCGAACTCGTCACCACCCTCGTACTGAACGGCGTCCATCCGCGGGCTTGGGAAGCCGTCAAGGCCGCCGTCACCGCGGACCGCGCTCAACATGTCGGCCCGCCCGCCGCACCCTGCGCCGCCCGCCCGGCCCAGCAGCCCCCAAACGATCTGAGGACCACGATGCACAACGGACATCGCCACCATCACCGGATGCGAAGCCGGATCGAACTTCTGCTCACCAGGGTCCTCAGCCCGCTGCCCATACGCCGCGCGCAACGACCCCAGATCTACGTCGTCCCCAACATTCACGTCGCGATGGACCGAAAGAACTGA
- a CDS encoding helix-turn-helix domain-containing protein codes for MSQNKNLPTYLSLDEAAEMLSVSVKTLRRRISEGSLPGYRCGRRHIRVRLDELENTIRRIPSSDS; via the coding sequence ATGAGCCAGAACAAGAACCTGCCGACCTACCTCAGTCTCGACGAGGCAGCGGAAATGCTGTCGGTCTCCGTAAAGACCCTTCGACGCCGGATCAGCGAGGGCTCACTGCCCGGCTACCGATGCGGGCGACGTCACATCCGGGTCCGTCTGGACGAGCTGGAGAACACCATCCGACGCATCCCGAGCTCCGATTCCTGA
- a CDS encoding tyrosine-type recombinase/integrase, which translates to MVERRQFGQIMRLPSGRYQARYADPKGRVTEAGKRLRHNAPHTFTTKGDAEAWLVDERRLLSAGTWSPPAVRLMNSSAKPVTLGDYAQGWLAARKVKGQPLADRTRDHYQDLLDRFILPTFGEVPLTDISPAAVAHWYDTAAADRPTYQAHAYSLLRAIMRTAADPTKNNGTPLIPYNPCGISGGGSAGGKRKIKPATVDEILTIVQNMPTKHRLMVILADSCALRFGELSELRRMDVDTKNAVIHIRRSVVRSKSAGVVAKAPKSEAGIRDVPIPPDILDLVIEHRRQHAAPGLQGLMFPGANGSHLAPSAFYGKVSKKRRGKPDTRGWGWYEARRLAGREDLRFHDLRHGALTEAARHGATLAELMALGGHSTSYAAMRYQQAASDRLAELARKRAEARGWRADTH; encoded by the coding sequence ATGGTTGAGCGGCGACAGTTCGGGCAGATCATGAGGCTGCCGAGTGGCCGATACCAGGCACGCTACGCCGACCCCAAGGGTCGGGTCACCGAGGCCGGCAAGCGCTTGCGCCACAACGCGCCCCACACGTTCACCACCAAGGGAGACGCCGAGGCCTGGCTGGTGGACGAGCGCCGACTGCTGTCGGCTGGCACGTGGTCTCCCCCGGCCGTGCGCCTCATGAACTCGTCCGCCAAGCCCGTCACGCTAGGTGACTACGCGCAAGGGTGGTTGGCTGCGCGCAAGGTCAAGGGCCAACCGCTCGCCGACCGAACCCGCGACCACTATCAGGACCTGCTGGATCGCTTCATCCTGCCGACGTTCGGCGAGGTGCCCCTTACAGACATCTCCCCCGCCGCTGTGGCCCATTGGTACGACACCGCGGCCGCCGACCGTCCGACCTACCAGGCGCACGCCTACTCCCTGTTGCGCGCGATCATGCGTACGGCGGCGGACCCCACGAAGAACAACGGCACTCCCTTGATCCCCTACAACCCCTGCGGGATCTCTGGCGGCGGCTCAGCCGGGGGCAAGCGCAAGATCAAGCCCGCTACGGTGGACGAGATCCTCACGATCGTCCAGAACATGCCCACCAAGCACCGCCTCATGGTGATTCTCGCCGACAGCTGCGCCCTCCGCTTTGGCGAGCTCAGCGAACTTCGCCGCATGGACGTCGACACGAAGAACGCTGTCATCCACATACGCCGCAGCGTCGTCCGCTCGAAGTCAGCGGGCGTCGTCGCCAAGGCGCCGAAGAGCGAAGCCGGGATCCGCGACGTGCCTATCCCGCCCGACATCCTTGACCTCGTGATCGAGCACAGGAGGCAGCATGCGGCTCCAGGACTCCAAGGGCTGATGTTCCCCGGCGCCAACGGGAGCCACCTCGCGCCCAGCGCGTTCTACGGCAAGGTCTCCAAGAAGCGTCGCGGCAAACCCGACACCAGAGGATGGGGCTGGTACGAGGCCCGTCGCCTCGCCGGCCGCGAAGATCTCCGCTTCCACGACCTTCGCCACGGCGCGCTCACGGAGGCCGCCCGCCACGGCGCCACGCTCGCCGAACTCATGGCGCTCGGCGGCCACTCCACCAGCTACGCCGCCATGCGTTACCAGCAGGCCGCATCGGACCGACTCGCCGAGCTGGCGCGAAAGCGGGCCGAGGCGCGCGGTTGGAGGGCAGATACGCACTAA
- a CDS encoding DEAD/DEAH box helicase: MAIPDALVVSSTHGYHPVTTELEDVLRAGAFQQLLVLGPGVNDVVDLVNETRIVASPPVQLPQGIYWFSGIEPSVVLSVTSGTSPGPSVAAPSDEVLNGSPLDNALGWVDAIWDDAAPVSKPRFAVGEDVLVDSTGQDGVIRPGRRYVSGSWLYNVFAGGQTVRRTEDSLSQRPTVDDASTWVAGQPVPPKRFAATLTRAKLEGHFTDTMFSFRATRTLFRPYQFKPVQKLLDTGSLRLLIADEVGLGKTIEAGLVWTEMEARRQADRVLIVCPSSLVEKWKREMEDRFGFLLVELDNPGLADLLERLETDRLPRRVAYISSIERLRVWDGIERATELGLQFDLSIIDEAHAFRNSDTKSYELGEQLQDWSDALVMLSATPVNLRNRDLFNLLSLLVPGEFEDVESLERRIAPNAVLNRLTKSLTDPTVTNAERRSWLAELEKDVFGSILTMRPDFQVLRQTLAPDRLDAAGAVTVKRLCAELHGLSAQVTRSRKIDVQEEKPLREPHRIDVAFDATEVKFYEAYFQWCVDRAALSGTPLNFSMQMPLRLAGSCLPEAARYVLEWGHSDDIESEEADVPATKRSDLAPGPELTKAARALTSDTKYKQLVTAVTDLMAQNKQAILFTFSRRTLRYLEDRLGRDFRVGVLHGGVPKHRRERIMTNFRRGEFDLLLASKVASEGLDFEFCSAVINYDLPWNPMEVEQRIGRIDRIGQVEKKIGVLNFHTPGTIETDIIERVMERIEVFEHSIGELEPILESEWRNVEKLLFDFTLSPDQRRLRTEQAIQAIEMQAKDREFIESAAPMLVSSDGAEIDGLERDLLASGRYVGQAELALLVEDWAETYGGSARRDGSILRLRGNEELADHVQTLVRTGERSTIEVQELGAQLRSEHDIVVSLDQEYSRTSDVPLLTATHPLTRAAVGTPGHRHGRFTLLRMTSSSAGVRPGNYLALLAVVHWNGVRPIHEVWSSAIDLTNLSEAGDALGAAIMKELATASYQAGPLRDHPHLLEAVDLATMNLEARVATRRNDLAQENAAFIATRRASFTEVHERRMRAIRARLQTHIDRGQAKMLPLAEGKLRKEQARYEAQIAGLESAAAPSLTTDDLAVCVVEVAG, translated from the coding sequence ATGGCCATTCCCGACGCCTTGGTGGTCAGCTCGACCCACGGCTATCACCCTGTCACCACCGAGCTGGAGGATGTCCTCCGCGCCGGCGCCTTCCAGCAGCTCCTGGTCCTCGGCCCGGGCGTGAACGACGTCGTCGACCTGGTCAACGAGACCAGAATCGTGGCATCTCCTCCGGTTCAGCTTCCTCAGGGGATCTACTGGTTCTCCGGGATCGAGCCCTCAGTCGTTCTGTCCGTCACGAGTGGGACATCCCCTGGGCCCAGCGTCGCCGCGCCCTCAGACGAAGTCCTCAATGGCTCCCCCCTCGACAATGCGCTCGGATGGGTCGATGCCATTTGGGATGACGCCGCGCCCGTGTCGAAGCCTCGCTTCGCTGTCGGGGAAGACGTCCTGGTCGACAGCACCGGCCAGGACGGTGTGATTCGTCCTGGCCGCCGATACGTCAGCGGGAGCTGGCTCTACAACGTGTTCGCCGGCGGGCAGACAGTACGGCGAACCGAGGACTCGCTCTCGCAACGCCCCACGGTTGACGACGCATCGACGTGGGTCGCCGGGCAGCCTGTTCCGCCGAAACGGTTCGCCGCGACGCTGACGCGCGCCAAGTTGGAGGGCCACTTCACCGACACCATGTTCTCGTTCCGAGCGACGAGGACGCTGTTTCGCCCGTACCAGTTCAAGCCGGTCCAGAAGCTGTTGGACACCGGCTCGCTCCGGCTGCTGATCGCCGATGAGGTCGGTCTCGGCAAGACGATCGAAGCAGGCTTGGTGTGGACTGAGATGGAGGCCCGGCGCCAGGCGGACCGAGTCTTGATTGTCTGCCCGAGCTCGCTGGTGGAGAAGTGGAAGCGAGAGATGGAGGATCGCTTCGGCTTCCTTCTCGTCGAGCTCGACAACCCTGGCCTCGCCGACCTGCTGGAGCGTCTTGAGACCGACCGTCTCCCCCGGCGCGTGGCCTACATCAGCAGCATCGAGCGTCTCCGCGTGTGGGACGGGATCGAGCGCGCCACCGAGCTCGGCCTGCAGTTCGACCTGTCCATCATCGACGAGGCGCACGCCTTCCGGAACTCTGACACGAAGAGCTACGAGCTCGGCGAGCAGCTCCAGGACTGGTCCGATGCTCTGGTCATGCTGTCCGCGACGCCGGTCAATTTGCGCAACCGCGACCTCTTCAACCTGCTGTCCCTGCTCGTGCCCGGTGAGTTCGAGGACGTGGAGTCCCTCGAGCGGCGCATCGCCCCCAACGCGGTGCTCAACAGGCTCACGAAGTCGCTGACCGATCCCACGGTGACCAACGCAGAGAGGCGATCGTGGCTTGCCGAGCTGGAAAAGGACGTCTTTGGCTCGATCCTCACGATGCGTCCCGATTTTCAGGTCCTGCGCCAGACCCTCGCCCCAGACCGGCTCGACGCGGCCGGCGCAGTGACCGTCAAACGACTGTGCGCGGAGCTCCACGGCCTGTCGGCGCAGGTCACCCGTTCACGCAAGATCGACGTCCAGGAGGAGAAGCCGCTCCGGGAGCCGCATCGCATCGACGTGGCGTTCGATGCCACAGAGGTGAAGTTTTACGAGGCGTACTTCCAGTGGTGCGTGGATAGGGCAGCACTCAGCGGTACGCCCCTCAACTTCTCTATGCAGATGCCCCTGCGCCTCGCAGGAAGCTGCCTACCTGAGGCTGCCCGCTACGTCCTGGAGTGGGGTCACTCTGACGACATCGAGTCCGAGGAAGCAGACGTACCGGCCACCAAGAGGTCTGACCTTGCGCCGGGCCCGGAGCTCACCAAGGCTGCACGAGCGCTCACGTCCGACACCAAGTACAAGCAGTTGGTCACCGCTGTCACCGACCTCATGGCCCAGAACAAGCAGGCCATCCTCTTCACCTTCTCCCGACGGACACTGCGCTATCTGGAGGACCGGCTCGGGCGGGACTTCCGGGTCGGCGTGCTCCACGGTGGCGTGCCCAAACACCGTCGCGAACGCATCATGACCAACTTCCGGCGCGGAGAGTTCGACCTGCTCCTCGCCAGCAAGGTGGCCAGCGAGGGTCTCGACTTCGAGTTCTGCTCGGCGGTCATCAACTACGACCTGCCCTGGAATCCCATGGAGGTGGAGCAGCGCATCGGACGTATCGACCGTATCGGCCAGGTCGAGAAGAAGATCGGTGTGCTCAACTTCCACACCCCCGGAACGATCGAGACCGACATCATCGAGCGGGTGATGGAGCGGATCGAGGTCTTCGAGCACTCGATCGGAGAGCTTGAGCCGATTCTTGAGTCCGAGTGGCGCAATGTCGAGAAGCTCTTGTTCGACTTCACGCTCAGCCCAGACCAGCGTCGCCTGCGGACGGAGCAGGCCATCCAGGCGATCGAGATGCAGGCGAAGGATCGTGAGTTCATCGAGTCGGCCGCCCCGATGCTGGTGAGCAGCGATGGCGCGGAGATCGACGGGCTGGAGCGCGACCTGCTGGCCAGCGGTCGGTACGTGGGCCAGGCGGAACTGGCGCTTCTGGTCGAGGACTGGGCAGAGACGTACGGCGGAAGCGCACGCCGGGACGGCTCGATCCTTCGGCTGCGTGGCAACGAGGAGCTCGCCGATCACGTTCAGACGTTGGTGAGGACTGGCGAACGCAGCACCATCGAGGTCCAGGAACTCGGAGCCCAGTTGCGTTCGGAGCACGACATCGTCGTCTCGCTCGACCAGGAGTACTCCAGGACCTCGGATGTGCCGCTCCTGACCGCGACGCATCCGCTGACCCGGGCAGCGGTTGGGACGCCTGGTCACCGTCACGGCCGGTTCACGCTGCTGCGCATGACGTCGTCGTCTGCCGGGGTCCGCCCGGGGAATTACCTGGCACTCCTCGCCGTGGTGCATTGGAACGGCGTCCGTCCGATCCATGAGGTGTGGTCGTCCGCTATCGACCTGACGAACCTTTCGGAGGCCGGTGATGCACTGGGCGCGGCCATCATGAAGGAGCTGGCCACGGCGTCATACCAAGCAGGGCCGCTTCGAGACCATCCGCATCTTCTCGAGGCTGTCGACCTGGCAACGATGAACCTGGAGGCCCGGGTGGCGACACGACGCAACGACCTGGCGCAGGAGAATGCCGCGTTCATCGCGACCCGCCGCGCCTCCTTCACCGAGGTGCACGAGCGCCGCATGCGCGCAATCCGCGCTCGGCTCCAGACCCACATCGATCGCGGTCAAGCGAAGATGCTTCCGCTCGCCGAGGGCAAGCTCCGTAAGGAGCAGGCCCGATACGAAGCCCAGATCGCGGGCCTCGAGTCGGCTGCCGCGCCGTCCCTGACCACCGACGACCTGGCTGTCTGCGTCGTGGAGGTCGCCGGATGA